In Deinococcus radiopugnans ATCC 19172, the following are encoded in one genomic region:
- a CDS encoding transposase, which translates to MASEAVQGQVTLLTSIPGIGLLTASILLVETLQLSRMESSDQWAAYAGLSPVPRQSGSFTGRTHISKIGNGRLRRAFYLCALTASRMKNAFGNFYRHLIAQGKPKKVALVALARKLLRVAFAVLKSGQKFDPSYRRQPPTAT; encoded by the coding sequence ATGGCTTCCGAGGCAGTGCAGGGGCAGGTCACGCTCCTGACATCCATTCCTGGGATTGGCCTATTGACCGCCTCCATCCTGCTGGTCGAGACCCTGCAGCTGAGCCGGATGGAGAGCTCGGATCAATGGGCGGCGTACGCAGGGCTATCCCCTGTTCCCCGTCAGTCGGGCAGTTTCACTGGCCGTACCCACATTTCGAAAATAGGGAACGGGCGGCTACGACGGGCGTTCTACCTCTGTGCCCTGACAGCGTCGCGGATGAAGAATGCTTTTGGGAACTTCTACCGCCATCTGATCGCCCAGGGAAAGCCCAAAAAAGTTGCCCTGGTTGCCCTGGCTCGCAAGCTCCTCCGAGTCGCATTTGCCGTTCTCAAGTCAGGCCAGAAATTTGATCCGAGCTATCGACGTCAGCCTCCTACAGCGACTTGA